From Lolium perenne isolate Kyuss_39 chromosome 5, Kyuss_2.0, whole genome shotgun sequence, a single genomic window includes:
- the LOC127298736 gene encoding F-box/FBD/LRR-repeat protein At5g22660-like, translated as MLAPASIHSASKSALENSNGVDRLSSLPDELLHHVMSFLPMPEVVRTSLLSVRWRSLWASTPFVHIDYQDFKDENKPRGVDDEKLKEFGDHLLLLRDDAVCLDEARIFVTHGSSWNNFAWVRHAIKHKVRLLQVSGSVHSPYLDSTSMFPSQHLKIIRLQSLFLCHRFFAMLNNEWSVVEYLELEECSLIRVKEISSRSLKVLHMIRCFNGEGLLICARSLTDLSILDPTCLGAIVTRDLSSLSSESLNFPIDTMVYGHRLLHGLSHATTLELHAPLHELAFERGMQTCPMFNNLTSLLLGNWCMVADFYPLLRILQGSSKLKELNVKLKMEECSICKKSESALSSSRATLSGRGNYPSIERIKICCLEEDPRVYALVNALQPTINPDGKISIERC; from the exons ATGTTGGCACCAGCCTCCATTCACAGTGCTTCCAAGAGTGCGCTAGAAAACAGCAATGGTGTCGACAGGCTCAGCAGCCTGCCTGATGAGCTGCTGCACCATGTGATGTCCTTCTTACCAATGCCAGAGGTCGTGCGCACGAGTCTTCTCTCAGTCAGGTGGCGCAGTCTCTGGGCCTCTACACCATTCGTCCATATTGATTACCAGGACTTCAAGGATGAAAACAAGCCGAGGGGTGTGGATGACGAAAAACTGAAGGAGTTTGGAGACCACTTGCTGCTCTTGCGTGATGACGCTGTTTGCTTGGATGAGGCACGAATCTTTGTCACTCATGGCAGTAGTTGGAATAATTTTGCATGGGTTCGTCATGCCATCAAGCACAAAGTTCGTCTCCTCCAGGTTTCTGGATCGGTCCACTCTCCCTATTTGGATAGCACATCAATGTTTCCTTCTCAGCACCTCAAAATAATCAGGCTCCAATCTCTGTTTTTGTGTCACCGATTCTTTGCGATGCTGAACAATGAATGGTCtgtggttgaatatttagagctGGAGGAATGCAGTTTGATTCGCGTGAAAGAGATCTCATCGAGGTCACTCAAGGTTCTGCATATGATTCGCTGCTTTAACGGCGAGGGTCTCCTGATTTGTGCTAGAAGCCTTACCGATCTCTCTATCCTTGACCCCACCTGTCTTGGTGCTATAGTAACTAGGGATTTGTCTTCTCTAAGTTCCGAGAGTTTAAATTTTCCTATCGACACAATGGTGTATGGTCATCGTCTACTTCATGGTCTTTCACATGCCACAACACTGGAGTTGCACGCACCATTACACGAG CTCGCATTTGAGAGAGGTATGCAAACATGCCCAATGTTCAATAACCTCACAAGCCTGCTGCTGGGGAATTGGTGCATGGTTGCCGACTTCTACCCACTTCTTCGCATTCTCCAGGGCTCGAGCAAGCTGAAGGAACTAAATGTGAAGCTCAAAATG GAGGAATGTAGTATATGCAAGAAATCTGAATCTGCCTTGTCTTCATCAAGGGCCACATTGTCAGGCAGAGGAAACTATCCTTCCATTGAGAGGATCAAAATATGTTGTCTTGAAGAAGATCCAAGGGTCTATGCACTGGTTAATGCGTTGCAACCTACCATCAATCCAGATGGCAAGATCAGTATTGAGCGTTGCTAA